Within Oceanotoga teriensis, the genomic segment TAGGTGTATAACAATTTTCTTCCATTATTTCCTCCTCCATTTCACAATTACAATATATAGTGTAATTATTCATATGTCAAATTGCATTTCTTTGGAGTAATCCTGAATTATTCATACCTCTAAATGTGGATAACTATTTCTATTAAACTCACTGCTTTTTTAGACATTTTTAAGTATTAACTGTCTATCATGCCACTTTATATCCTTCTCGATTAGATCGAAAACAAAAAGATGGAAAAAAGAGTATAAAGACCCCTTGGTCTTACAATCGTCAAAAAATTAATATGATCTTCTGGAGTAGCTAATGCAACAGAACCAGCTGTTGAATATTCTCCAATATTGTCCAGAACAGTGAAGAGAAAACGTAACCTGTGGACAAGCGGACTTTTATTTTACGCGCATGTCGTGTCAGCCTTCCAGCAATGTGGAAAACTTTAAACCGAATAGTCGCCACCGTTGATTTTTTCTCTTTATCTGGGAATGTTAGCTCTTTCATCAAATGAATGACTGTATAGGCAATACAACTCATCATCATGCGAGCCTGATTCGCAAGAAACGTTGAACTATCGGTCTTGTCGAAGGAAAAACCATGTTTGATTTCTTTGATATAATTTTCCATTGTCCCTCTCTTTTGGTAGAGCTTGTACACTGTTTGGGCAGGTATATCAACGAAATTTGATACGATAAACTCAAACGTCGTAAATAAGAGTTCGCCAGCTTCTCGAGTGGCCTTTACAGCTACTTTACGAACCGTTTCCCAAGATTTAGCTTGATAATCAATCTTGAAATACTGTGATTCTTTATGTGTAAAGTCTGTATCTGGTCCGTAAAGGAACTTTTGTTGAGCCATGTTCTTCAGTCGTGCATTGACTTTTAAACGAATAATATACTTCACTTTTTCTTGCTCGCATAACTCATAGATCTCAGGTTTGGCAAAGCCACTGTCCCCTCGGACAGTTAAAAAC encodes:
- a CDS encoding IS1380 family transposase; the encoded protein is MSTLQEKQLQFNPHLVMSNDGGQLSNDSGLLLLFEFFHKIKFKELVNELLHIDDSRNYCTHDYIDLFMQVLVQLIAGYSTDSSANWLRHDPVFQQGLNKTTLGSQSMVSRFIHQLSEENIVQLQSIAKALTTIYIGQKNTQHMIIDVDSTHSDTFGKQEQTDFNTHYGTTGYHPLVAFDGLTGLFLGAELRPGNVYTSNNAEVFLADIISQHKQHSCDMFLTVRGDSGFAKPEIYELCEQEKVKYIIRLKVNARLKNMAQQKFLYGPDTDFTHKESQYFKIDYQAKSWETVRKVAVKATREAGELLFTTFEFIVSNFVDIPAQTVYKLYQKRGTMENYIKEIKHGFSFDKTDSSTFLANQARMMMSCIAYTVIHLMKELTFPDKEKKSTVATIRFKVFHIAGRLTRHARKIKVRLSTGYVFSSLFWTILENIQQLVLLH